Proteins from a single region of Chryseobacterium sp. T16E-39:
- a CDS encoding efflux RND transporter permease subunit, whose product MRKFVQSIVSFSLKNSLIVLLGTVLLLAGGIYSYMHTPIEAFPDVTNTRVRVITQWPGRSAEEIEKFVTLPISKEMNTIPNKTSVRSISLFGLSVVTIIFDDHVDDFYAQQYASNRLGNVKLPDGADYSIEPPSGATGEIYRYIIKSKLPIKEITSIQDWVIERELLAVPGVADVVSFGGEEKTYEIKINPTELHNYDLSPLDVYEAVSKSNINVGGDVVSKGDQAYVVRGIGLLESKDDIENIQIEVKGSTPILVKHVAEVKVSAKPRLGQVGYNKEDDVVEGIVIMLRGQNPSEVIGKLKDRIAELNGGELPGDVKIVPIIDRTELVNTTVHTVSKNLVEGVILVSIIVFIFLYNWRTTFIVASVIPLAFLFAIIMLRIQGLPANLISMGALDFGLLLEGTLVIVEHVFVALEQKANKVGLRRFNKMSKLGIIKKSAGSVASYIFFALLILIVALMPIFSFQKVEGKMFSPLAFTLGYALLGSLILSLTYVPAMCKLLLTKNIEEKENFISRFFRVNIYKLYEVSATYRKGFIIGFGILLAICGWKFSNYGSEFLPKLNEGAIYVRATLPNSVNLDESVRLTKEMKQILIQYDEVEFVMTQTGRPNDGTDPTGFFNIEFNIQLKPEDQWKKKISKEELLEEMRISLEKYPGINFGFSQPIQDNVEEYVAGVKAPLVIKIFGDDLFQLENYANQVAKSIKTVPGISDVNVFKNIGLPELRIQLHDSKMAKYRVSTADAQAVIEMTIGGQAATKFYEEERMFDVMLRFEKQYRDNPEKIGNILIPTQDNKKVPLKEIATIDYHTGPSFIYREGNSRYIGVGFNIEGRDLGSTIKDAKEKVEKEVHIPKKHKMTWAGEFESKERAAKQLAMVVPVSLVLILMLLYFNFGNIKDTLISSVTLAFAFIGGFLSLWFTGTIFGISAGIGFIILFGVATIDGIVLIGVMKENLQNKMSLKEAIAEGVKSRIRPVVMIALMGSMGLFPAAISNGMGSEIQKPLAIMIVGGLIICMVLSFTVLPIIFYYAYRKKYRATL is encoded by the coding sequence ATGCGAAAATTTGTACAGAGTATCGTTTCTTTCTCATTGAAAAACTCACTGATCGTTCTTTTAGGAACGGTTCTTTTGCTGGCGGGCGGGATTTATTCTTATATGCATACCCCAATTGAGGCTTTTCCGGATGTTACCAATACAAGGGTGAGGGTAATTACCCAATGGCCGGGAAGAAGTGCAGAAGAAATAGAAAAATTTGTCACCTTACCCATTTCCAAGGAGATGAATACCATCCCGAATAAAACTTCGGTCAGGTCTATTTCCCTGTTTGGGTTATCTGTAGTGACTATTATTTTTGATGATCATGTAGACGATTTTTATGCCCAGCAATACGCGTCGAACAGATTGGGAAACGTTAAACTTCCGGATGGAGCAGATTACAGTATAGAACCTCCGTCGGGAGCAACGGGCGAGATTTACCGGTATATCATTAAAAGTAAGCTGCCAATTAAAGAAATTACTTCAATCCAGGATTGGGTAATTGAACGAGAACTTTTAGCTGTTCCCGGAGTTGCAGATGTGGTGAGCTTTGGTGGAGAAGAAAAGACCTATGAAATAAAGATTAATCCTACCGAACTGCACAATTATGATCTTTCTCCACTGGATGTCTATGAAGCGGTATCCAAAAGTAATATTAATGTGGGTGGAGATGTGGTTTCGAAAGGTGATCAGGCTTATGTAGTCCGGGGTATTGGCCTTTTAGAAAGCAAAGATGATATTGAAAATATTCAGATTGAAGTGAAAGGTTCCACGCCGATCTTGGTAAAACACGTTGCTGAGGTAAAAGTTTCTGCCAAACCGAGACTGGGACAAGTGGGTTATAATAAAGAGGATGATGTTGTAGAAGGAATTGTCATTATGCTCCGTGGGCAAAATCCAAGCGAAGTTATAGGGAAATTAAAAGATAGAATTGCAGAACTGAACGGAGGTGAATTGCCCGGTGATGTGAAGATCGTTCCCATCATCGACCGTACTGAATTGGTAAATACAACGGTTCATACAGTATCTAAAAATTTAGTTGAAGGGGTCATACTCGTTTCCATCATTGTATTCATCTTTTTATACAACTGGCGTACGACCTTTATTGTGGCCTCTGTTATTCCTTTAGCTTTTCTCTTTGCTATAATCATGCTGAGGATTCAGGGGTTGCCCGCGAATCTTATTTCAATGGGGGCGCTTGACTTTGGATTGCTTTTGGAAGGAACCCTGGTCATTGTAGAACATGTTTTTGTGGCCCTGGAGCAAAAAGCTAATAAAGTGGGATTAAGACGTTTCAATAAAATGTCTAAACTGGGAATTATCAAAAAAAGTGCAGGAAGTGTAGCGAGTTATATATTCTTTGCCCTTTTAATTCTGATTGTTGCTTTAATGCCTATTTTCTCTTTCCAGAAAGTAGAGGGAAAAATGTTTTCACCACTGGCGTTTACTTTAGGATATGCTTTATTAGGTTCTTTGATTTTAAGCTTAACCTATGTTCCTGCCATGTGTAAACTTTTACTCACCAAGAATATAGAAGAAAAAGAGAATTTTATTTCCAGATTTTTTAGAGTAAACATTTATAAGCTTTATGAAGTAAGTGCGACTTACAGAAAGGGCTTTATTATTGGGTTCGGTATTCTTTTAGCTATTTGCGGATGGAAGTTTTCCAATTATGGATCAGAGTTTTTACCTAAACTTAATGAAGGTGCAATTTACGTTCGGGCAACACTTCCCAACAGTGTCAACCTTGATGAATCTGTAAGGCTTACTAAGGAGATGAAACAGATTTTAATCCAATACGATGAGGTGGAATTTGTGATGACGCAAACCGGTCGTCCCAATGACGGAACAGATCCAACCGGATTTTTTAATATTGAATTTAATATTCAGCTGAAACCGGAAGATCAATGGAAGAAAAAAATATCCAAAGAAGAGCTTCTTGAAGAAATGAGGATTTCACTGGAAAAATATCCCGGAATCAACTTTGGTTTCAGTCAGCCTATTCAGGATAATGTGGAAGAATATGTGGCTGGGGTAAAAGCTCCATTGGTCATCAAGATTTTTGGGGACGATCTTTTTCAGCTTGAAAACTACGCCAATCAGGTAGCGAAATCTATTAAAACGGTCCCCGGGATCTCCGATGTGAATGTTTTTAAAAATATAGGCTTACCGGAACTAAGAATACAGCTTCATGATTCTAAAATGGCAAAATATAGGGTTTCTACCGCTGATGCGCAGGCTGTTATTGAAATGACAATTGGAGGGCAGGCCGCAACAAAGTTTTATGAAGAAGAAAGAATGTTTGATGTGATGTTGAGGTTTGAAAAACAATATCGTGATAATCCGGAAAAAATCGGGAATATTCTGATTCCTACCCAGGATAATAAAAAAGTACCCTTGAAAGAAATTGCGACGATCGACTATCATACGGGACCGTCATTTATTTACCGCGAAGGGAACAGCAGATATATTGGGGTTGGATTTAATATTGAAGGCCGTGATTTAGGAAGCACGATTAAAGATGCTAAAGAAAAGGTAGAAAAAGAAGTACATATTCCGAAAAAACATAAAATGACCTGGGCCGGAGAGTTTGAAAGTAAAGAAAGAGCTGCCAAGCAATTGGCAATGGTTGTTCCGGTTTCACTGGTGCTTATCCTGATGCTGCTGTATTTTAACTTTGGAAATATAAAGGATACCCTAATCTCATCAGTAACATTGGCATTTGCTTTCATTGGTGGATTTTTATCACTTTGGTTTACAGGAACTATTTTTGGTATTTCGGCGGGTATTGGCTTTATCATTCTTTTTGGTGTCGCAACCATTGACGGAATTGTATTGATTGGAGTCATGAAAGAGAATCTGCAGAATAAAATGTCTTTAAAAGAAGCAATTGCAGAGGGAGTTAAAAGTAGGATCCGACCTGTAGTAATGATTGCCCTGATGGGTTCCATGGGACTTTTTCCGGCAGCCATATCCAATGGAATGGGCTCTGAAATTCAAAAACCTTTAGCTATTATGATCGTTGGCGGATTGATTATATGTATGGTATTATCTTTTACGGTGTTGCCGATTATATTCTATTATGCCTATCGGAAAAAATACAGAGCAACACTATAA
- a CDS encoding DUF6624 domain-containing protein: protein MKRALFVLIFLISTKLLFGQAVPKEYTDKVKTAESLYNNKDFKGSAKHYSEAFKSNGWKASLNDRYNAACSWAMAAVPDSAFSQLSRIAPQFTNYDHINKDTDLNTLHADARWKPLIEQVKQNKDKAEANLNKPLVARLTNIYDEDQKYRQQIEGIEKKYGSVSKELNDHWKIIAQKDSLNLIEVKAILDQYGWLGPDVVGSQGSTTIFLVIQHADLATQEKYLPMMREAVKNGKAKSSSLALLEDRVALRQGKRQIYGSQIGRDPETKVYFVSPLEDPDHVDKRRAEAGLPPLAEYIKNWQITWDVEQYKKDLPKLEEKSKRK from the coding sequence ATGAAAAGAGCACTATTCGTTTTGATTTTTTTAATATCAACAAAATTGCTATTCGGACAAGCAGTTCCAAAAGAATATACCGATAAAGTAAAGACTGCTGAATCTCTTTACAATAACAAGGATTTCAAGGGCTCTGCTAAACACTATTCAGAAGCATTTAAATCTAATGGATGGAAAGCTTCCTTAAATGACCGGTATAATGCAGCATGTTCATGGGCAATGGCTGCGGTTCCGGACAGTGCTTTTTCTCAACTTAGCAGGATTGCTCCACAATTTACAAATTACGACCACATAAACAAGGATACAGATTTAAACACTCTACATGCTGATGCCCGATGGAAACCACTCATTGAACAAGTTAAACAAAACAAAGACAAAGCCGAAGCAAATCTTAATAAGCCTTTGGTAGCCCGTCTGACAAACATTTATGATGAAGATCAAAAGTACAGACAACAAATTGAGGGCATCGAAAAAAAATATGGCAGTGTTTCAAAAGAATTAAATGATCACTGGAAGATTATCGCCCAAAAAGATTCTTTGAATTTAATAGAAGTAAAAGCTATTCTTGATCAATATGGGTGGCTGGGTCCTGATGTTGTAGGCAGTCAGGGAAGTACTACCATATTTCTTGTCATACAACATGCGGATCTGGCCACTCAGGAGAAATATCTACCAATGATGAGAGAAGCTGTAAAAAATGGTAAGGCTAAAAGCAGCAGTCTGGCTCTTTTGGAAGATAGGGTCGCTTTACGACAAGGTAAAAGACAAATTTATGGAAGTCAAATTGGCCGTGATCCCGAAACAAAAGTCTATTTTGTATCTCCTTTAGAAGATCCCGATCACGTGGACAAAAGACGAGCAGAAGCAGGACTTCCGCCATTGGCAGAATACATAAAGAACTGGCAGATTACATGGGATGTTGAACAATATAAAAAAGACCTCCCAAAACTTGAGGAAAAGTCAAAACGTAAATAA
- a CDS encoding YciI family protein, giving the protein MMKLKIYLSLSLLVGILSFAQEKKKEKVKFNQELATSLGADQYGMKAYTIVMLTSGSAKIEDKAKKSELMKGHMANIGKLADEGKIIVAGPFLEKNKEDYRGMFIFNTKSKEEAEQWVKTDPAVNAGIFSYEIFPWYGSAALPLYLKHHEEITKENP; this is encoded by the coding sequence ATGATGAAACTAAAAATTTATTTATCTCTCAGCCTTCTGGTAGGAATATTATCCTTCGCACAGGAAAAGAAAAAAGAAAAAGTAAAGTTTAACCAGGAATTGGCAACTTCTCTTGGAGCTGATCAATATGGTATGAAAGCTTACACGATTGTAATGCTGACCTCCGGCTCCGCAAAGATTGAAGATAAAGCTAAAAAAAGTGAATTGATGAAGGGACATATGGCTAATATTGGAAAGTTAGCCGACGAAGGAAAAATTATAGTAGCCGGTCCTTTTTTAGAAAAGAATAAAGAAGACTATCGTGGCATGTTTATTTTCAATACAAAATCAAAAGAGGAGGCCGAGCAATGGGTGAAAACAGATCCTGCAGTAAATGCTGGAATTTTCAGTTATGAAATATTTCCCTGGTATGGTTCCGCGGCCTTGCCTCTATATTTAAAGCATCATGAAGAAATCACCAAAGAGAATCCATAA
- the pncB gene encoding nicotinate phosphoribosyltransferase, with the protein MHEVRLNSILDNDFYKITMQNAVVKLFPSSIVKYEFINRGQHLFPEGFDVALREAVNKMAELKLTKDEKKFMARTCPYIDLPYLDFLEGYHYDPSEVKIVQNGSELSVTVEGLWYRTILWEVPLLALISELHYEMNHMERDSNEVVMNKTIEKADSLNKLGVTFAEFGTRRRHSYKVQNLVMEALTQKKDSTFAGSSNVHFAMKFGVKPIGTHAHEWFMFHGAEYGFKMANELALEHWVDVYRGDLGVALSDTYTTDVFFQQFDKKFAKLFDGVRHDSGDALEFTDKTIAHYKNNGINPLFKYIIFSDALNLEKVEEITKYCKGKIGVSFGIGTNLTNDVGLKPMNIVMKLIGVQAPNKEWIPTVKLSDEHGKYTGDPKMIELAKEFLRIKD; encoded by the coding sequence ATGCACGAGGTACGATTGAATTCTATTCTAGATAATGATTTCTACAAGATAACCATGCAAAATGCAGTGGTAAAATTATTTCCAAGCTCAATTGTAAAATATGAATTCATTAATAGAGGACAACATCTTTTCCCAGAAGGTTTTGATGTTGCTTTAAGAGAAGCTGTTAACAAAATGGCTGAGCTCAAACTTACTAAAGATGAGAAAAAATTCATGGCAAGAACTTGCCCATACATAGACCTACCCTATTTAGACTTTCTTGAAGGATATCATTATGATCCATCTGAAGTAAAAATTGTTCAAAATGGAAGTGAACTCTCTGTCACAGTCGAAGGATTGTGGTACAGAACCATCCTTTGGGAGGTTCCATTGCTGGCTCTGATCAGTGAGTTACACTATGAAATGAATCACATGGAAAGGGATTCTAATGAGGTTGTCATGAACAAAACAATCGAAAAAGCCGATTCGCTAAACAAACTTGGAGTTACCTTCGCAGAATTTGGTACCCGAAGAAGACATTCTTATAAGGTACAAAATCTGGTTATGGAGGCATTAACTCAAAAGAAAGATTCTACTTTTGCAGGAAGTTCAAATGTTCATTTCGCGATGAAGTTTGGCGTAAAGCCTATAGGAACCCACGCTCATGAATGGTTTATGTTCCATGGAGCTGAATATGGTTTCAAAATGGCTAATGAATTAGCTTTAGAACACTGGGTAGATGTATACAGGGGAGATCTTGGAGTTGCTCTTTCCGACACTTATACCACTGATGTATTTTTCCAGCAGTTTGACAAAAAATTCGCAAAGCTTTTTGATGGAGTCCGCCATGACAGTGGTGATGCATTGGAGTTTACGGATAAAACAATTGCTCACTATAAAAACAATGGAATTAATCCGTTATTTAAATATATTATCTTCTCCGATGCTTTAAACCTTGAAAAAGTAGAAGAGATCACTAAATACTGCAAGGGAAAAATCGGCGTCTCATTTGGAATCGGAACAAATCTAACCAATGATGTGGGATTAAAACCAATGAATATCGTTATGAAATTAATTGGAGTACAGGCTCCAAACAAGGAATGGATCCCGACGGTAAAATTATCCGATGAACATGGGAAATATACAGGCGATCCTAAAATGATTGAGCTGGCAAAAGAATTCCTAAGAATAAAAGATTAG
- a CDS encoding Dps family protein: MKNASIIGLKEADCKNISEKLNVLLANYSVFYQNTRGSHWNIKGDQFFTLHPKFEELYNSLVLKIDEIAERILTLGATPAHNYSDYLKVSTIKESKEVSDGTKSVEIILSSFKVVLDLQRELLDITDKAGDEGTNSQMSDYITEQEKEVWMYNSYLGK, from the coding sequence ATGAAAAATGCAAGCATTATCGGCCTGAAAGAAGCCGATTGTAAAAACATTTCAGAAAAGCTAAATGTTCTTTTAGCTAATTATTCAGTATTCTATCAAAACACACGAGGTTCCCACTGGAATATTAAAGGGGATCAGTTTTTTACATTACATCCAAAATTTGAGGAACTCTACAACAGTCTTGTATTAAAGATTGATGAAATTGCAGAAAGAATTTTAACTCTTGGAGCAACACCGGCACATAATTATTCAGATTATTTAAAAGTTTCTACGATAAAAGAAAGTAAAGAAGTGAGTGACGGTACAAAGAGTGTAGAGATTATTCTAAGTTCTTTTAAAGTTGTCCTGGATTTACAGCGGGAGCTTTTAGATATCACTGATAAAGCAGGGGATGAAGGAACCAATTCTCAAATGAGCGACTATATTACCGAACAGGAAAAAGAAGTTTGGATGTACAACTCTTATCTGGGTAAATAA
- the rpsL gene encoding 30S ribosomal protein S12, whose amino-acid sequence MPTIQQLVRKGRATLAKKSKSAALDSCPQRRGVCTRVYTTTPKKPNSALRKVARVRLSNGKEVNAYIPGEGHNLQEHSIVLVRGGRVKDLPGVRYHIVRGALDTAGVNGRTQRRSKYGAKRPKPGQAAAAPAKGKKK is encoded by the coding sequence ATGCCTACTATTCAACAATTAGTAAGAAAAGGAAGAGCCACGCTTGCCAAGAAGAGCAAATCGGCTGCCCTTGATTCTTGTCCACAAAGACGAGGTGTATGTACGAGAGTATATACTACCACTCCTAAGAAACCTAACTCTGCACTTAGAAAAGTTGCAAGGGTAAGACTTTCAAACGGTAAAGAAGTCAACGCCTACATCCCGGGCGAAGGACATAATCTTCAAGAGCACTCGATAGTATTGGTAAGAGGCGGAAGGGTGAAAGACCTACCGGGAGTACGTTACCACATCGTAAGAGGTGCATTAGACACCGCTGGTGTTAATGGAAGAACACAGAGAAGATCTAAGTACGGAGCTAAGAGACCTAAACCAGGTCAGGCAGCTGCTGCACCAGCAAAAGGAAAGAAAAAATAA
- the rpsG gene encoding 30S ribosomal protein S7 translates to MRKTKAKKRPLLPDPKFNDQLVTRFVNNLMLDGKKSIAFKIFYDALEIVETKKGETEKTSLEIWKDALTNVMPHVEVRSRRVGGANFQIPMPIRADRKISMAMKWLIKYSKARNDKSMALKLANEVVAASREEGAAYKKKSDTHKMAEANKAFSHFKF, encoded by the coding sequence ATGAGAAAGACAAAAGCGAAAAAAAGACCGTTGTTACCAGATCCGAAGTTTAATGATCAATTGGTAACTAGATTCGTAAACAACTTAATGCTTGACGGTAAGAAGTCAATTGCATTCAAAATTTTCTATGATGCTTTAGAGATCGTAGAAACTAAAAAAGGAGAAACTGAGAAAACTTCCCTTGAAATCTGGAAAGATGCATTAACTAACGTAATGCCTCACGTAGAAGTACGTTCTAGAAGAGTAGGTGGAGCTAACTTCCAGATCCCTATGCCAATCAGAGCTGATAGAAAAATTTCTATGGCAATGAAATGGTTAATCAAATATTCAAAAGCTAGAAATGATAAGTCAATGGCTTTGAAATTAGCTAACGAAGTTGTAGCTGCTTCAAGAGAAGAAGGTGCTGCTTACAAGAAAAAGAGTGATACTCACAAAATGGCGGAAGCTAACAAAGCTTTCTCACACTTTAAATTCTAA
- the fusA gene encoding elongation factor G, with protein MSRDLKFTRNIGIAAHIDAGKTTTTERILFYTGVNHKIGEVHDGASTMDWMEQEAERGITITSAATTCNWNFPTDQGKALPETKPYHFNIIDTPGHVDFTVEVNRSLRVLDGLVFLFSAVDGVEPQSETNWRLADNYKVARMGFVNKMDRQGADFLNVVNQVKTMLGSNAVPIVLPIGAEEDFKGVVDLIKNRAIIWDEAGQGATFEVVPIPEDMKAEVLEYREKLVEAVADYDETLMEKFFEDPDSISEEEINEALRKATIDLSIIPMTCGSSFKNKGVQFMLDAVCKYLPSPLDKDDIKGTDPRTDAEIVRKPDVNEPFSALAFKIATDPFVGRLAFFRAYSGRLDAGSYILNTRSGDKERISRIYQMHANKQNPVEYIEAGDIGAAVGFKSIKTGDTMCDEKNPIVLESMVFPDPVIGIAVEPKTKADQDKMGNALAKLAEEDPTFTVRTDEASGQTIISGMGELHLDIIVDRMRREFKVEVNQGQPQVEYKENLTKVASHREVYKKQSGGKGKFADIVFELGPADEGKIGLEFINEIKGGNVPREFVPAIEKGFKAAMKNGPLAGFEVEGIKVTLKDGSFHAVDSDALSFELAAKLGFKEAGRAAKPVIMEPIMKLEVVTPEEYMGNIIGDLNKRRGTISGQEEKNGAVVIKGSVPLSEMFGYVTTLRTLSSGRATSSMELEKYAQTPQNVAEEIIAKAKG; from the coding sequence ATGAGTAGAGATCTTAAATTTACAAGAAATATTGGTATTGCCGCTCACATTGATGCTGGTAAAACTACTACTACAGAAAGAATTTTATTCTATACAGGGGTAAACCATAAAATTGGAGAGGTTCACGATGGAGCTTCTACAATGGACTGGATGGAGCAGGAAGCAGAAAGAGGTATTACGATTACTTCTGCAGCTACTACTTGTAACTGGAACTTCCCAACTGATCAAGGAAAAGCTTTACCTGAAACTAAACCTTATCACTTCAACATCATCGATACACCGGGACACGTTGACTTCACTGTAGAAGTAAACAGATCTTTAAGAGTATTGGATGGATTGGTATTCTTATTCTCTGCAGTAGATGGAGTAGAGCCTCAGTCTGAAACAAACTGGAGACTTGCTGACAACTACAAAGTAGCAAGAATGGGATTCGTAAACAAAATGGACAGACAAGGTGCTGACTTCCTTAACGTGGTAAACCAGGTTAAGACTATGTTAGGATCTAATGCAGTTCCAATCGTTTTACCAATCGGTGCTGAAGAAGATTTCAAAGGTGTTGTAGACTTAATTAAAAACAGAGCTATCATCTGGGATGAAGCAGGACAAGGAGCTACTTTCGAGGTAGTGCCAATTCCTGAAGACATGAAGGCTGAAGTTCTTGAATATAGAGAGAAATTAGTAGAAGCTGTTGCTGACTACGATGAGACTTTGATGGAGAAATTCTTCGAAGATCCAGATTCAATCTCTGAAGAAGAAATCAACGAAGCTCTTAGAAAAGCTACTATTGATTTATCTATTATCCCAATGACTTGTGGTTCTTCATTCAAAAATAAAGGAGTACAGTTTATGTTGGATGCAGTATGTAAATACTTGCCTTCTCCATTAGATAAAGATGATATCAAAGGTACTGACCCTAGAACTGACGCTGAAATCGTAAGAAAACCAGACGTAAACGAGCCTTTCTCGGCTTTAGCATTTAAGATTGCTACTGACCCATTCGTGGGAAGATTAGCTTTCTTCAGAGCATACTCTGGAAGATTAGATGCAGGTTCTTATATCTTGAACACTCGTTCAGGAGATAAAGAAAGAATCTCTAGAATCTATCAGATGCACGCTAACAAGCAAAATCCTGTAGAGTATATTGAAGCAGGAGATATTGGTGCTGCGGTAGGATTCAAATCTATCAAAACTGGTGATACAATGTGTGACGAGAAAAACCCAATCGTTCTTGAATCGATGGTTTTCCCTGATCCGGTAATTGGTATCGCTGTTGAGCCTAAAACTAAAGCTGACCAGGATAAAATGGGTAACGCATTAGCTAAATTGGCTGAAGAAGATCCAACGTTTACAGTAAGAACTGACGAAGCTTCTGGACAAACGATTATCTCTGGTATGGGTGAGCTTCACTTGGATATCATTGTAGATCGTATGAGAAGAGAATTCAAAGTTGAAGTAAACCAAGGACAACCTCAGGTAGAGTACAAAGAAAACTTAACAAAAGTTGCGAGCCACAGAGAAGTTTACAAAAAACAATCTGGTGGTAAAGGTAAATTTGCTGATATTGTATTTGAACTAGGACCTGCAGACGAAGGTAAAATTGGTTTAGAATTCATCAATGAGATCAAAGGTGGTAACGTTCCTAGAGAATTTGTTCCTGCAATTGAAAAAGGCTTTAAAGCTGCAATGAAGAACGGTCCTTTGGCTGGTTTCGAAGTTGAAGGTATTAAAGTTACTCTTAAAGACGGATCTTTCCACGCGGTGGATTCTGATGCTCTTTCTTTCGAATTAGCTGCTAAATTAGGATTTAAAGAAGCGGGACGTGCTGCTAAGCCAGTAATCATGGAGCCTATTATGAAATTGGAAGTTGTAACTCCAGAAGAATATATGGGTAACATTATTGGTGACCTTAACAAAAGAAGAGGTACGATCAGTGGTCAGGAAGAAAAGAACGGTGCTGTTGTAATCAAGGGTTCAGTTCCACTTTCTGAGATGTTTGGATATGTAACAACTCTAAGAACACTTTCATCAGGAAGAGCTACTTCTTCTATGGAATTAGAGAAATACGCACAAACTCCACAAAACGTTGCTGAAGAAATCATTGCTAAAGCAAAAGGTTAA
- the rpsJ gene encoding 30S ribosomal protein S10, with protein sequence MSQRIRIKLKSYDYNLVDKSAEKIVKTVKATGAVVNGPIPLPTNKRIFTVLRSPHVNKKAREQFQLSAHKRLMDIYSSSSKTVDALMKLELPSGVDVEIKV encoded by the coding sequence ATGTCACAAAGAATCAGAATAAAACTAAAATCTTACGATTATAACTTGGTAGACAAGTCTGCTGAGAAAATCGTAAAAACGGTAAAGGCTACTGGTGCTGTTGTAAACGGTCCAATTCCATTGCCAACTAATAAGAGAATCTTCACTGTATTGAGATCTCCACACGTTAATAAAAAGGCTAGAGAACAGTTCCAACTTTCTGCTCACAAGAGATTGATGGATATCTATTCTTCTTCTTCTAAAACGGTGGATGCTCTAATGAAATTGGAGTTACCAAGCGGTGTAGATGTTGAAATCAAAGTGTGA
- a CDS encoding GLPGLI family protein, which produces MKRFFLILLFVGLAVQAQTHRFIYELQYRSDSTNNHLDKINLVLDVNPNDVKFYEYDYLKADSINRVNGNYEYVYGGRFESIKRQRNSFKNQNYELIGEDMYSYPTEDKMIWDLSNETKKVGGYTLQKATTHFGGRFWTAWFTKDINMSEGPYKFYGLPGMIFQLQDSKSNFIFTLIKSKNLKETYDTVGFIETFYGRKPLEISEKVRQRKRLEMYNDPLIEMRKNFKENSGGEMNVMGTKITHIEQFKDLTVKVQEYLRKSNNPIDLDKAIKY; this is translated from the coding sequence ATGAAAAGATTCTTTTTAATACTGCTGTTTGTCGGATTGGCTGTTCAGGCACAGACGCATCGCTTTATTTATGAGCTACAGTACAGGAGTGATTCGACAAATAATCATCTGGACAAGATTAACCTTGTATTGGATGTTAATCCCAATGATGTTAAATTTTATGAATATGATTACCTTAAAGCAGATTCTATTAATCGTGTCAATGGCAACTATGAATATGTTTATGGGGGAAGATTTGAATCTATTAAAAGACAGAGAAACTCTTTTAAGAACCAAAATTATGAGTTGATCGGAGAAGATATGTATAGCTATCCTACAGAAGATAAAATGATATGGGACCTAAGCAATGAAACTAAGAAAGTAGGTGGGTATACCCTGCAGAAAGCAACAACTCACTTTGGGGGTAGGTTTTGGACAGCGTGGTTTACCAAAGACATCAATATGTCTGAAGGACCCTATAAATTTTATGGATTACCTGGTATGATTTTTCAGTTGCAAGATTCAAAATCTAACTTCATATTCACATTGATTAAGAGTAAAAACCTTAAAGAAACATATGATACGGTTGGATTTATTGAAACGTTTTATGGACGGAAGCCACTGGAGATTTCTGAGAAAGTAAGACAACGGAAGAGACTGGAAATGTACAATGATCCCCTTATCGAAATGAGAAAGAATTTTAAAGAAAACTCAGGAGGCGAAATGAATGTAATGGGTACTAAAATTACTCATATTGAACAATTTAAAGATCTTACGGTAAAGGTACAGGAGTATCTAAGAAAAAGTAATAATCCAATTGATCTTGATAAAGCAATAAAATATTAA